The DNA segment GTGTTGCGATGTTGAGGTACTCTTCTTTGACTGATGTAGATCCGTCGTTCTCAAAATAGAAAATACGTCCACGTTGTTCCACGATGTACCATCGGTTTGGGTTACCGGGTGCTTGTCTCGCGATGAGTGGCCGGGTGAAATTGAGGCTTGGGAAAGCATTGACCAGTGAGATAGTCGTCTCAGGTTGTGTGTCGGTGGGGTCATCACTGGGGTCTGTTTCATCTGCAGCATCCGCTGGGTCGCTGGCATCAGAAGTATCGGTCGGATCGCTTTCGTCTGCTTCATCTACCGGATCGGCTTCATCTGAATCGTTTGATGCGTCGGCCGGATCACTGCTGTCGGCGGCATCGGTGGGATCGGTTTCATCTGAATCGTCTGATGCGTCTGAAGTATCACTCGGATCTGAGGTATCAGAAGATGCTGCGGCATCTGAAGTGTCAGTGGGGTCGGTGGTTTCATCACCAGAGCACGCCATTAAAAGAAAAAGAGCCATCCAAACAAGATTTTTCATTATGTCCTCGAAGTCGCTGTTTACATCATGGGGCACAGGGCCGGCGTGATTCTAAACCATTAAACTTCGTTTGGCCACTTAACCTTGGGAATGGTCTAAATTCTATAGTTCGGCAGCGAGCCGGGAGCCTTGATTGATTGCGCGTTTAGCATCGAGTTCAGCGGCCACATCGGCGCCTCCGATAAGATGCACTTGAACACCACTTTGGCTCAGCGTTTCCTGGAGGTCACGGCATGGAACCTGGCCGGCACAGACAATGACGTTGTCGACGTCTAGAACCTGAGTTTTGCCGTCGATACGGATATGAAATCCCTCGTCATCAATCTTTAGGTATTCAACCGCTCTGAGCATCTTTACATTTTTGTTCTTCAAGGTCGCTCTGTGAATCCAGCCGGTTGTTTTGCCCAGTTTTCCACCCAATTTTCCTTCGCTACGCTGCATCAGGAAGACTTCTCGGGCAGGAGGGTGGGGTTGAGCAGTAATACCTTCGATTCCACCCCGTACCTCATTGTTCGGATCGATGCCCCATTCTTTAAGGTATGCTTGAATATTGAGTGCGTTGGATTCACCTTCGTGAGTTAGATATTCAGCGACGTCAAAACCAATGCCGCCTGCACCAATGATGGCGACCTTTTTACCCACCGGCTTTTCGTTTCTGAGCACCTCAATGTAGTTGAGTACTTTGGGGTGGCCTTCTCCCGCTATGCTTGTCACTCGCGGTTTAACGCCGGTTGCCAGAACAACAGCGTCAAAGTTTTGCTCGATGAGTGATTGAGCCGATTGGCGCGAGTTGAGTTCTAAATTGACACCCGTCAATTCTATTTGGCGCTTGAAGTATCGAATGGTTTCGTAGAACTCTTCTTTGCCTGGGACTTTTTTGGCCATATTAAACTGGCCACCAATTTCACTGTCGGCATCAAAAAGTGTGACGTTGTGCCCTCGACCAGCTGCAACTGTAGAGTAGGCTAGCCCGGCCGGTCCTGCACCTACCACGGCGACACGCTTGGGAGATTTCGTGGGGAGATACTGTAGTTCAGTCTCAAAACAAGCGCGAGGGTTGACGAGACATGATGCTCGTAGATTCTTAAATGCATGATCTAGGCAGGCTTGGTTGCACCCAATGCATGTATTGATTTCGTCTTCTTTACCGTCGCGGGCCTTATTCACGAAGTCTGCATCGGCAAGGAATGGTCTTGCCATCGAGACCATATCCGCGTGACCCTTTGAAAGAACATCTTCCGCAACTTGAGGCATGTTGATTCGATTGGAGGTCACGAGAGGGATATTCACGCTGCCTCTGAGCTTTTCGGTAACCCAAGTGAAAGCGGCTCGCGGCACAGAGGTGGCAATGGTGGGAACACGGGCTTCGTGCCATCCAATACCGGTATTGATGATAGTGGCACCAGCTTCCTCGATGGCTTTTGCGAGTTGAACTACTTCTTCCCAGCTGCTGCCATCTTTAACGAGGTCTAGCATGGAGAGCCGGTAAACAATGATGAAGTCTTTACCAAGAGCTTCACGGGTACGCTTCACAATCTCAATTGGAAATCGAATGCGGTTTTCGTAGCTGCCGCCCCATTCATCGGTTCGCTTATTGGTATGCTTCACGATGAATTGGTTGATGAGGTAACCCTCGGAGCCCATGATCTCAACACCGTCGTATCCCGCGACTTTTGCCATCTCAGCACAGTTGACGAAATCGTCGACGGTCTTTCGGATTTTTCTTGGCGAGAGGGCGCGTGGTTTAAACCACCCGATGGGTGCCTTGATGGCGGATGGTGCGACATTCAGCGGGTGATAGCCATAACGCCCTGAATGGAGAATTTGCAGAACAATTTTACCACCGGCCTCGTGGACTGCTTCTGTTACAACAACGTGTTGTTTGGCTTCGCGCTTGTTGGTGAGTTTCGAGGAGAAAGGTTTGAGCCAGCCTTCGCGACTGGGAGCGACACCACCTGTAACAATCAGGCCAACTCCTCCACGAGCTCGCTCGGCGAAATAGGCAGCCAATTTGTCGAAGCCACCGCGTTCTTCTTCAAGCCCAGTATGCATCGAACCCATGAGCGTTCGGTTTTTAATGGTCGTGAACCCTAAATCTAATGGGGCTAGGAGATTGGGATATTTTTCGTGAACATCGTAGGACATAAGAGCCACCTTTTACGTGCAAAATAGAGCCTGACGCAGTTCGTCAAATTACACCGGGAGCCGGGTTTTGCCAAGCGTTTGGCGATTAAGGCGGAGTTATTGGGACAAGGGGCAGATCCGGGAAGTGCTGGGCACTCTGCCGGGCTTTAAATGCCTTAATTATCAGGGTGTTAGCTGGTCCTGAGAAGAGGTGCCAGTGGTAGGCCCTGTAGGTTGCTTCGGTCCTGTGGCTGGTCGCAGCGATTAACCAGGGCGATGTTTCCCCGATTTGAGCACCTACCGGTTATGCAACCGAGATGGTCAGCGCCCGCATTTGCCCCTCGATGAGTTGGTCCAACTGGCGGATGGTAAGCATCCCAAGCTCAACCAGCATTTCTCCAAGGTTTAGATGCCTGAGCCTTCGCTGCTCGTCGAGAGCATAGTGAAGTTGTTCTTCGCTTATAATTCTAAGATCGACAAGCACCTCACCGAGCATTCTGCGGTGAACCAAGCCTGTTCGACTTACCTCCCGTATTTGCTCAGCTAAAGCGGTATCAAGCTTGAACTGGTCAACTAAGCTTAGCCTTAGAAGAACTTCCCCTAAAAGCATTTTTTCAAAATGAGCTTGTTTGCAAAGAGCACTCTCTAGTTGTTCGGATGAGATCGAACCGCTCTCTACAAAAAATTCTCCTGAGTTCATAATAGTCATACGCCACCCCCACAAATACGAACCTACAAATTACCTCTGAACTATAAATTTTAGGGTTCTAATTTGAGAATCGTCAATCTTAAACCGGCTCTTCCGGTCGTGGGTACGCGCGCCGATTTCACGGTAAAGTGACTTCGCCTTGGATGATTTTATTTATGGCTAAGAACCACCCGAATATTGCTACATAATTTGATGTAACTTGGCCGACCAGTGAGTTGAATAATTGGGATCCTAGAAAAATAAATCGACACGACGGTACGATGAAGCCTGGTTCAATCAATCTAACTGGCGGGTTTTATTCACTGTATTCAGGGATTACATGGAAAAGAGAGGTGTCGCAGCGCCCGTCGTAAAGGGCTCAAATGAATTTGATAAAGCTGGGGTAATGTATGCTAGGAACCCACTTTTCGTAGAAGCAATTTGAGACTCAATGAGATTGAGCTCTTTATTCAAAATGAGCCCAAGCTTTGAAGCGTGGGGTTTGCTCTTTAC comes from the Deltaproteobacteria bacterium genome and includes:
- a CDS encoding NADPH-dependent 2,4-dienoyl-CoA reductase, whose translation is MSYDVHEKYPNLLAPLDLGFTTIKNRTLMGSMHTGLEEERGGFDKLAAYFAERARGGVGLIVTGGVAPSREGWLKPFSSKLTNKREAKQHVVVTEAVHEAGGKIVLQILHSGRYGYHPLNVAPSAIKAPIGWFKPRALSPRKIRKTVDDFVNCAEMAKVAGYDGVEIMGSEGYLINQFIVKHTNKRTDEWGGSYENRIRFPIEIVKRTREALGKDFIIVYRLSMLDLVKDGSSWEEVVQLAKAIEEAGATIINTGIGWHEARVPTIATSVPRAAFTWVTEKLRGSVNIPLVTSNRINMPQVAEDVLSKGHADMVSMARPFLADADFVNKARDGKEDEINTCIGCNQACLDHAFKNLRASCLVNPRACFETELQYLPTKSPKRVAVVGAGPAGLAYSTVAAGRGHNVTLFDADSEIGGQFNMAKKVPGKEEFYETIRYFKRQIELTGVNLELNSRQSAQSLIEQNFDAVVLATGVKPRVTSIAGEGHPKVLNYIEVLRNEKPVGKKVAIIGAGGIGFDVAEYLTHEGESNALNIQAYLKEWGIDPNNEVRGGIEGITAQPHPPAREVFLMQRSEGKLGGKLGKTTGWIHRATLKNKNVKMLRAVEYLKIDDEGFHIRIDGKTQVLDVDNVIVCAGQVPCRDLQETLSQSGVQVHLIGGADVAAELDAKRAINQGSRLAAEL